TATCTTTTGTCTTTTGTCTTTAATCAGTCACCGCCACTAATCATTTTTTAATTTTATTTTGATAGAACATTCCTCTTGCCAGATTAATGGCTTCAATTTTACCGTCTGCCTCCAACACATCGAGGTATTTATTCAGTTCGTTGATATGTATACCCAATGACTGAATCAAATCATCGGCCGTACACGGTCTGCGCAAAATGGTTTGTAAAATTGTAGATTCTATGTCTCCTCTGTACGACTGAACATTTTTACGCTTATTAACCGAAGAAATAATTTCAATATTATCCATTCCCCATAAATCAACTATTTCCCGAAGTTCTTCTTTTGTGGAAGGATGCAGATTTGCAAGCACCCCCGGACGATCCAAAGTGTTTAACTGTACAGAATCGGGAGAAATTTTATCAATTGCTTCTTTTAGAGCTTCATAATCTTCTTTGGTATTGTTATACTCCGGCAGAATAAATATTTCAAGCCAGATTTTCCCGTTAAATTCTTTTCTAAAATCAACCAATCCCTGAATTATCTTATCAAGTTCTAAATATTTCGAAGGTCGGTTTATCCTTTTAAAAGATAAATTTAAAGCCGAATCCAGTGAAGGTAAAACAACATCAGCATCCAATAGCTCTTCACGTATTTTCTTATCGTACATAAGTGTACCATTAGTCAATACAGCAACCGGAATATTGGGTTTGTTCTTTTTTATAAACTGCAATACATCTCCAATTCTTGAATTAAGTGTAGGTTCACCCGAACCGGAAAAAGTAATAAAATCAGGGTCGGGATTATTTTCGAAATAATGAGTTAACTCCTGTACTACCAAATCATAAGGAATATATTCATCTCTAACGATAGTTAAATTAGTTGTTTTACCTACTTCGCAATAAACACAGTTCAGTGTACAAACTTTTTTGGGTACCAAATCAACTCCCAAAGATATACCTAAACGCCTTGAGGGTACCGGACCAAACAAATATTTATACATTTTTATCTCAATAATATTTATGACTAATGATCCAAAGCTTTTCACGCGTAGATTTATCATAAGATATATCTGCCGATTTTACCGATTTATCATTCATGAAATATTCACCGCTTACGCCTGTCACTTCTTGCGAATCGGCCAAATACAAAATACGTTTAGCTCCTTCATCGACTGAACTTCCAATAGCTCCCCATCCGGCTTTCAACAATTTTGTATTTATTACCCCCGGATGCATTGTATTTACAGTAATATTATCATTCATTAACAGGTCACTTAATTCGTAAGTGAACAAAATGTTGCATAACTTAGTTAAAGAATATGCATTATCGCCCGAATAGAATTTTTCGGCATTCAGGTTTTCAAAATCAATACTATTGGCGTGGATCATTGAACTGACATTGATAATTCTAGCTTCCTGTGATTTTTTCAACAGATCCAGTAATTTCAATGTTAAATTAAATCCGGCAAGATGATTTACCATAAAATTTTTCTCCAATCCGTTTGGCAGAATAATTTTCTCTCTCTCATATATTCCGGCATTATTCACCAAAATATCGATATGTGAAAATTGTTTATGGATTTCATCGGATAGTTTCTTTATTTCTCTAAAAGAAGAAAAATCAGAATTGAAATAATACACGTTTTTGTTTTGTGTCTGTTTTATTATTTCATCCCTGATTTCTCTGCCTTTTTCTATATTTTTTCCGTGCATTAACAATACTGCTCCACCTTGAGCCAGTTTGTATGCAGTCCGTTTTCCAATACCGTCGGTTGCACCTGTCAACAATATTATCTTGTTGCTAAGCATAAATAATCATGTTATTTTTTCTTATCCAAAAGTGCTTCATTTACCATTGTATTTCCACACTCAGGACACTTAAATTCCGTGCATTTTACTCCTTGCTCATGAGGAATTTTTGCACCGCATTTAGCACATTCGCAGTAGCTGTCGGATCCATATCCACGACCTCTACCACTTCCGGAATGTCCACGTCCGCCACCACTGCCTTGTCCTCTGCCTTGCCCATGACCAAAGCCTCTGCCCTGTCCATTACCTGTATTTCTTCCATTCATAACTTATGTTTTTACATTCCTACCCAGCCCTCTGCTTCCAGTTTCATGAATCTCGCTTTCTCTTCCTCTGTCATGGTTATGATATCGTAATTAAAATCCACACCCAGAGCCTTAATCGGTTCATAGATCGAATAAACCAACTGATCTGCAATTGGAATCTCCGGAAAAGGAAAAGCAAATGTTACGTTAGCCACATTGTCTTTTAATTCTACTTCTTTTATTATACCCAAATTTAATAAGGAATTTGCAATTGCAGGATGTTGTACTCCTGAAATTACATCAATGACATCGTGTTTTGTCTTCATTATCGATATATTAGAAATTAAACCCAAATATATAAACGCAAACACTATTTAGAGATAGATTAAATAAGAAATGTATTAAAAGTGATAAAATTCTATATTTAAACTGATGATGGTCAACTTTCTACCTTTAAAGGTATATTTTCCTGCTGCAGATTACAATACTGAAGATATTGAGGGTAAACAAACTTATAACAAACACGCTTACACACCTCTGTTATGTTTATCGTTATACTCCAAAAAAAAGAATGGTATATATGTAAAAGTCACTGGTGATTAATCCATCGCCAGAAGATTAACAGCCTGTAACTTTTAGAAAAAATTAAACTAATATTTTATTTTACAGAAACACTGTCGGCAATTGATTTAGCCTTCATAGCCTTTTTATAACTCCACAATGAATCAATTCTATAAGCTATTATATAGTTATCATGCGCTTTTTGATAATCTTCGATTTCCATGTAATAGTCTCCTTTTGAATCGTAAGGATTAGGAATATTTGGAGAGATTTCAATATACTTATCAAATGCAACCTCCGCTTTATCATATTGCTCAAGGTTCATATAAGCATAACCAAGCATATTATACAGGTAATCGGTTCTTTCTGCTATTTCTATAGCACTATTTATTGTAGAAACCATTCCTTCGTAATCTTCGATACACCTTTGAAATCTGGCCAGGTGAAGATATGCTTCTACATCTTTTTTATATAATTCAACCAGCTTATTTCCAA
This genomic window from Bacteroidota bacterium contains:
- a CDS encoding iron-sulfur cluster assembly protein gives rise to the protein MKTKHDVIDVISGVQHPAIANSLLNLGIIKEVELKDNVANVTFAFPFPEIPIADQLVYSIYEPIKALGVDFNYDIITMTEEEKARFMKLEAEGWVGM
- a CDS encoding radical SAM protein; translation: MINLRVKSFGSLVINIIEIKMYKYLFGPVPSRRLGISLGVDLVPKKVCTLNCVYCEVGKTTNLTIVRDEYIPYDLVVQELTHYFENNPDPDFITFSGSGEPTLNSRIGDVLQFIKKNKPNIPVAVLTNGTLMYDKKIREELLDADVVLPSLDSALNLSFKRINRPSKYLELDKIIQGLVDFRKEFNGKIWLEIFILPEYNNTKEDYEALKEAIDKISPDSVQLNTLDRPGVLANLHPSTKEELREIVDLWGMDNIEIISSVNKRKNVQSYRGDIESTILQTILRRPCTADDLIQSLGIHINELNKYLDVLEADGKIEAINLARGMFYQNKIKK
- a CDS encoding tetratricopeptide repeat protein, translating into MKKLIIFIVVIAMGVVACNNLNKKKMSITTSSETASQLYDEAMEAFRGVYMNEAQRLMTEALKEDPDFFMANYRLATLNLFFDNESKFVEYAKNAENCTAELSKGELLLKDAIGRLLENNKADLTDIGNKLVELYKKDVEAYLHLARFQRCIEDYEGMVSTINSAIEIAERTDYLYNMLGYAYMNLEQYDKAEVAFDKYIEISPNIPNPYDSKGDYYMEIEDYQKAHDNYIIAYRIDSLWSYKKAMKAKSIADSVSVK
- a CDS encoding SDR family NAD(P)-dependent oxidoreductase, translating into MLSNKIILLTGATDGIGKRTAYKLAQGGAVLLMHGKNIEKGREIRDEIIKQTQNKNVYYFNSDFSSFREIKKLSDEIHKQFSHIDILVNNAGIYEREKIILPNGLEKNFMVNHLAGFNLTLKLLDLLKKSQEARIINVSSMIHANSIDFENLNAEKFYSGDNAYSLTKLCNILFTYELSDLLMNDNITVNTMHPGVINTKLLKAGWGAIGSSVDEGAKRILYLADSQEVTGVSGEYFMNDKSVKSADISYDKSTREKLWIISHKYY